The genome window AAACAAAAGGAGGGCGCCATGGCGGAGAAAATGAGTCATGAGGAGTTTATAAAAAAGGCGATTGTAAGCCTGAGGAAAGAGGGTTACAAAGGTATTCACACTGTTTATTCGGGCTTTAATGAGGCGTTTAAAAAATATTTTCCGGGCGAAAATCCGATTGAGGCGACAAACAAGCTTGCGCACGAAGGAAAGATAGTCATAAGACCGGTGAAGGGCGGAGTTATGCTTTACCTGCCTGAGGATGCCCCGGGTTTCAAGGATGTCGGAAATGACGCATTAAAGAAGATGGGACTGTGAGATTAAGGATGAAGGCTGAATTATGAGGGATGAATAATAAATAATTTTAAAGGATTACATTATTTTCAACCTTCAACCTTCATATTTCATAATTAAAGAAGAAACTATGTCAAACATCGCTGAACGGGTAAGAGAAATAAGAAAGATATGGGGTGGGTTTCAGTCTGCAAGGGTGCTTCTTACTGCCAATAATTACAGGGTGTTTGACTATCTCATAAAACCTCAATCAGCAAAAAACATCTCAAGTAAGCTTAAGGCAGATTTAAGGGCGGCAGAGATTTTGCTTGACGCGCTTACGGGCATGGGTCTTCTTAAAAAACACACCGGCAGATATAAAAATTCAAGCCTCACAGCGCAATTTCTCGTCGCGGGCAGACCGTATTATCAAGGTGACATTATCAAGCATGCAGATACCCTGTGGCAGAACTGGTCAGGGCTGGATCATGTTTTAAAGACAGGGGAACCTTATCACAAGGCACACAACCACGAGGCATTTATATTTGGAATGCACAATCTTGCCGTTTTAAAGGCAGAGAATATTATTGATAGGGTTGGATTGAAGGGGGTCAAGACTGCATTAGACCTCGGCGGCGGGCCCGGCACATATGCGATGGAAATGGCAAAAAGGGGTGTGAAGGTAACGCTTTTTGACAGGCCGGAGACTGTAAAGATTGCAAAAAAGGTTATCAATAACCCATCCTTAATCCTCTCCTTAAATAAGGGGAGGACAGGTGGGGTTAAATTTATTCAGGGTGATTTTATTCATGACGATATCGGCAAGGGTTATGATTTAATCTTTATCAGCCAGATACTGCATTCAATGTCTGAAACTGACAATATCTCCGTGCTTAAGAAATGCAAAAAGGCATTAAACGCAGACGGAAGGATAGTCATTCAGGAATTTAATATCTCAAATGACAGGACACAGCCCCAGCCAAGTGCATTGTTCTCAATTAACATGCTCGTAAATACTGAAGGCGGACGGTGCTATTCATCTGATGAATTAAAACATTGGCTGGGGAAAATAGGATTTAAGAAAATAAAAAAGCAGATTGTTGAGGATTGTGTGATAGTTAGTGCGAATGATTTTTAGTTGTATCAATGGCATGGAAGCCATCAAAATCTTTAGAATGCAATAAAATTATTATATGTCATACTGCAAACTTTAATAGTTATACAATTAGGCACATGAAGTAAAAGGCAGTATGACATCAAAGGGATTGCTCTAAAGATTTTTCCGGCATCCATGCCATCTGGAGTTTGCGGGCATAGATACCTTCAAAAATTTTCATAAAGCAACAAATATCTTAAAATGTCATGCTGCAAAAAGTTTTAAGTATCAGCTTTTGAACTTTTTATAAAGAGGCAACACGACTCTTTGGTGTTGCAATGAAAATTTTTTCAGGAATCTATACCCTTTAATAAAAGTTGGCAGCAGGCACAGGTATACGAAAAAGCCTTAGAGCAACACAGTTAAGTTTTGCTTTGGGGTTAAGCTTCGTCTTTTGCTTGTCATTCCCGCAAGCGAAGCGCGTCGGGAATCCTTTTTGAAGAAAGTCGGTACGACTCGTTCCGAGATTCCGGACAAGCCGGAATGACGATTTCAAAACCTCGTCCCGAAATGTAGGGACTGCTGGGTAGTTCATTAATTTTTGTTGCGTTCTAAGGGTTTTGAGGATGCCTGTGCCTGCTGCCTAAGTTAAATGGGGAGCTTAAAGTTAAACATCATGCTGAATAATTTTTTTACGTCCGGCGGTATCCTCTCAAAAACCCTCCAGACCTATGAGCCGAGGCATGAACAGCAGGTAATGGCGGATGCGATTGACAATGCGCTCAGGGCTGAAAAACATTTGATTGTTGAGGCGGGCACAGGCGTCGGCAAGAGCCTTGCGTATCTGGTGCCGCTTATCAAATGGATATTTGATGAGGAAAAAAAGGCTGCCGTTTCCACCTACACAAAAGCGCTTCAGAGACAGCTTGTGGAAAAAGAACTGCCGTTTCTAAAAGAGCATGTTTTTAAAGACCTGCGCTTTGCGCTTTGTTTCGGGAGCGAAAATTATCTGTGCGTAAGACGGCTTAAGCAGTCAAAGAAATTCGGACTTTTTGATATGCCTGATATGCAGGATATAGACACCCTGCTTAAGTGGGCAAACACAACTGAGACAGGCCTGAGGTCTGAGATTGATATAAAGGCAGGTCTCTGGTATAAAGTCTGCAGGGAGAGCGACCTGTGTCATGGAAATATCTGCAAGCATTTCAGAAAATGCTTTTATCAAAAGGCAAAGGCTGTTGAAAGACAGGCGCATATCCTTGTCACCAACCATCACCTGTTTTTTGCCCATGCAGTTTCAGGATATAATGTTTTGCCTCCTTTCAGCGCCGTTGTCTTTGATGAGGCGCACGAGCTTGAAGACGTTGCATCGGATTATCTTGGGGCAGAGCTGTCAAATTATTCGCTGACCCGCCTGTTTGATTCCATATTAAGCCGGCACGGCAAGGGATTGCTCATGAGGCTGAAATGGCTTCCTGAGAATGACTTTTCAAACTGCAATGCAGTCCTAAACACGGTGCGTTTGCAGGCAAACATCTTTTTTGATGAGCTTTCAGGAAAACTGGAGAAATCCGGCGTCATGAGGATTTATCAAAAAGGTTTTATTTCAGACACAATTTCAGAACCGCTGTCAGCTCTTGTAAATGAATTGAATAATATCTATACCGCATCGGGTGATGAGAATGAAAAAATAGAAATACTGGCAGTTTTAAACAGATGTAAGGGCGTTTTAGTTTCTTTAGAGGCGGTAATTATGCAGACTCTTGAAGAGCATGTCTACTGGGCTGAGAGGGATGAGAAGAGATTGAAGATTTCCGCAACGCCGATAAAGCCCGCCGGATTGCTGAAAGAGATATTTGATAATATGGACACTGCTGTTTTTACTTCGGCAACACTTGCCGCCAACGGTAATTTTAACTACATAAAAGAACGGCTCGGGCTTCTGGACGCCGATGCGCTCCTCCTTAAATCGCCGTTTAACTACAAGGAGCAGTCGCTTTTGTATATTCCATCAGACCTTTCAGCGCCCGGGACAAAGGACTTTGAAGAGCAGTTGATTGCAAAGATAAAAGAGATACTTGAAATAACAAAGGGCAGGACGCTGGTGCTTTTCACAAGTTACAATACGCTTGAAAAGGCATATGCTGAAATCAATATTGAGGGGTTAAGAATTCTACGGCAAGGCGAGACAGACAGCTACAGGCTGATTGAGAGATTTAAGCAGGATAATAATTCCGCCCTTTTCGGCACTAATACATTCTGGCAGGGGATCGATGTGCCGGGTGATGATTTGCAGTGCGTTATAATAGCCAAACTGCCGTTTGCTGTGCCTGACGAGCCTGTCACTGAGGCAAGAATAGAGGCAATTGAAAAAGAAGGCAGACAGGCTTTTTTAGAGTATCAGGTGCCGCAGGCGATAATCCTCCTGAAGCAGGGCTTTGGCAGGCTGATAAGGACCAAGACTGACAAAGGCATAGTTGCAATCCTTGATTCAAGGCTGAGGACCAAGGGTTACGGAATGCAGTTTTTAAAATCCCTTCCTGAATGCAGGGTAACTGCCGATTTAAATCAGCTAAGGGATTTTTTAGCCGTGAATGATATAATCGGAGCAGGGGCAACATGACTATACGCGAGCAGACAGAGGCGATAGAAAAGCAGATACTTCATCCTAAGGCGTGCCTGAGTTCTCAAAGCAAAGGCAGGCAGAAGCCTGAGAAGGAAGGCGAGATACGGACGTGCTTTCAGCGCGACAGGGACCGGATTATCCACTCAAAGGCCTTCAGGAGACTAAAGCATAAAACTCAGGTGTTTCTTGCGCCCAAGGGCGACCATTACAGAACGCGTCTGACGCACACGCTGGAGGTCTCGCAGATTGCGCGCACCATTGCAAAGGCGCTCAGGCTTAATGAGGATTTGACAGAGGCGATTGCGCTCGGGCATGACCTTGGGCACACGCCTTTTGGACATGCAGGCGAGGAAATACTGCGCGAGATATATCCCGGAGGATTTAAGCATTATGAGCAGAGCCTCAGGGTTGTGGATATTCTTGAGAGAAAAGGGCAGGGGCTTAATCTTACGCATGAAGTCAGAAACGGGATTTTGAAGCATTCAAAGGGCAAAGGCGAGATATTTTCAGCGCACGGAGGCTCAGAGACGCTTGAAGGGCAAATTGTCAGGGTATCGGATGTGATTGCCTATGTCAATCATGACCTTGATGACGCCTTGCGCGCGGGCGTGCTTAAAAAAAGCGATATTCCGGCGGAATTTTTCAAGATAGGAAGTGACCAGCCTAAAAGGATTGATACGCTGGTCAAGGATGTTATATATACCTCTATTGCCGCAGGCATAAAAGAGATAAAGATGAGCAGAGAGATAAAAACCACGGCTTATGCGCTCAGGGATTTTCTCTATGAAAATATCTATGAGGGCGAGACGACAAAGGGCGAGTTTAGAAAGGCAAAGAAGATTCTGCTGGACCTTTATAATTATTATCTTGAGCATACGGATGAGGTGTTTAATGAAATTCCCAAAGAAGTAATCGGCGACAAAGAGCGCATCGTTTGTGATTTTATCGCAGGAATGACTGACAGATTTGCCCTCATGACATATGAAAAACTTTTCCTGCCCCAGCCGTGGATGGTTTTGTGAGGCAGCATGACGTTAATGGTGTTGCTCTAAAAATTCTTCATGTACCTCAATGAGGCTCTTGCAAAAGTCTGGTTTTGTCATTCCCGAGGTAGTAATCGGGAATCCAGTTTCTTTGAAAAACACCGACTTCTGGATACCCGTTTTCACTGGTATGACGGCCAAAGTCATTTTGCAGGGACTTTTGCAAAAGCCTCAAATACAAATCCTTTGATTCTTATTGCACGATATGCTATAATCGTGCAATAAGAATCATGGCAAATGCAAATAATGCAATAGCAGTATTGGATTGAGAAGATGAAAAGGGAAAATACAGGTCACTATGTAACAATCAGTACAACAGGTGAACCGGTAAAGGCATATGTTCCAACCCCCTTGCCGCCTGAACCGTCTTTGCATATTTCAGCCGCGCTTCGCAGTGAACTTGACAGCGCCTTGTTAGCGCTTGGCAGGCTTGACAGTGTTTCATCCTATCTGCCTGATGCTAATTTGTTGATATACATGTATATCAGAAAAGAAGCGGTGCTGTCATCACAGATAGAAGGCACGCAGTCTTCCCTTTCGGACCTGCTGCTTTTTGAGATGGATGCAGTTCCGGGAGTGCCTATTGACGATGTGAAAGAAGTGTCTAATTATGTTGCGGCATTGACCTACGGGCTGGATCAAGTACGCTCCGGGTTTCCGCTTTCAAACCGTTTGATAAGAGAGATGCACGAAATACTTCTTAGAGGAGGAAGGGGTGGTCATAAAAATCCCGGCGAGTTTCGCAGAAGCCAGAATTGGATCGGCGGCGCCCGTCCGGGCAACGCGGTCTTTGTGCCTCCTCCGCCCAATGAAGTTCAAAACTGCATGGGAGAGCTGGAATTGTTTTTAAATAATGAGCGCGGCATAGTAAGCGCTCTTGAAAAAGCCGCCCTTTCGCATATCCAGTTTGAAACTATCCACCCTTTTCTTGACGGAAACGGCAGGCTTGGGAGGTTGTTAATTACGCTTATACTCTGCGTGGAAAAGATACTGACTGAGCCGCTTCTTTACCTGAGCCTGTATTTCAAAAGTCACAGGAATAAATACTATAAACTTCTGCAAAAAGTCAGAATAGACGGAGATTGGGAAAGCTGGTTTGAGTTTTTTATAAAAGCGGTGAGGCGTACTGCTGAGCAGGCAACAGACACGGCAAGAAAATTGACAAGCCTTGCGGATGAAAACAGAAAGCTCATACAAGACATGGGCCGCGTTGCAGGCTCGGCGCTGATGGTGCATCAAAGCCTGATGGTGCGCCCGCTGACGGATTCAGCCCGCTTATGCACAGCCGCCGGGTTGGCGCCTAATACCGTAAACAAGGTCCTTAAAGCGCTGATTAAGGCAGGGATTGTAGAAGAAGTCACCGGCAAAAACAGAAACAGGATATATGTGTACCGCAAGTATCTTGATGTTATGAACGAAGGGATAGAGCCGCTGTAATGGGTGAGTTGAAGGAATACAGGAGAATGATTGATGGCGCGGAGTCCAAAAGAAAATAAGAATCAGACTGAAGAGCCGCTGGAAAAGAAGCTCTGGAAGGCGGCGGATAAGCTCAGGAAGAATATGGACGCTGCCGAATACAAGCATATTGTATTGGGCTTAATATTCCTGAAATATATCTCTGATGCATTTGAAGAACTTTATCAAAAACTCACCTCACAGAAAGGTGAAGGCGCAGACCCTGAAGATAAGAACGAGTACACTGCTGAAAAAGTTTTCTATGTCCCGCCATCTTCGCGCTGGGGGTGGCTGCAAGGAAGGGCAAAACTTCCTACCATTGGCAAAGATGTAGATGAAGCAATGGATGCGATTGAAAAGGACAACCCTTCTCTAAGAGGCGTACTCCCAAAAGTGTTTGCGCAAGAAAAATTGGACAAGCAAAGTCTCGGTGGTCTGATAGATTTGATAGGCAGTGCAACGCTCGGCACGAAAGAAGCGCAGAGCAAAGACGTGTTGGGCAAAGTATATGAATACTTTCTCGGAGAGTTTGCCTTAGCCGAAGGCAAGAAGGGCGGTCAGTTCTACACGCCGGGCAGTGTAGTTAAGCTTCTTGTTGCAATGCTTGAGCCATATGAAGGACGAGTATTTGACCCGTGCTGCGGCTCAGGCGGTATGTTTGTGCAGAGTGAAAAGTTTGTAGAGGCGCATAGGGATTACTACAAGAAAAAGAAAAACGGGCTGTCCCTTAATCCGGCAGACCGCATCTCAATTTACGGGCAGGAGAGCAATCAGACCACCTGGCGTCTGGCAAAGATGAATCTTGCCATCCGTCATATAGACAGCAGTAATGTGAAGTGGAACAACGAAGGTTCTTTTCTGAATGACATGCACAAAGACCTGAAGGCAGATTACATCATTG of Nitrospirota bacterium contains these proteins:
- a CDS encoding methyltransferase domain-containing protein; amino-acid sequence: MSNIAERVREIRKIWGGFQSARVLLTANNYRVFDYLIKPQSAKNISSKLKADLRAAEILLDALTGMGLLKKHTGRYKNSSLTAQFLVAGRPYYQGDIIKHADTLWQNWSGLDHVLKTGEPYHKAHNHEAFIFGMHNLAVLKAENIIDRVGLKGVKTALDLGGGPGTYAMEMAKRGVKVTLFDRPETVKIAKKVINNPSLILSLNKGRTGGVKFIQGDFIHDDIGKGYDLIFISQILHSMSETDNISVLKKCKKALNADGRIVIQEFNISNDRTQPQPSALFSINMLVNTEGGRCYSSDELKHWLGKIGFKKIKKQIVEDCVIVSANDF
- a CDS encoding DEAD/DEAH box helicase; the protein is MGSLKLNIMLNNFFTSGGILSKTLQTYEPRHEQQVMADAIDNALRAEKHLIVEAGTGVGKSLAYLVPLIKWIFDEEKKAAVSTYTKALQRQLVEKELPFLKEHVFKDLRFALCFGSENYLCVRRLKQSKKFGLFDMPDMQDIDTLLKWANTTETGLRSEIDIKAGLWYKVCRESDLCHGNICKHFRKCFYQKAKAVERQAHILVTNHHLFFAHAVSGYNVLPPFSAVVFDEAHELEDVASDYLGAELSNYSLTRLFDSILSRHGKGLLMRLKWLPENDFSNCNAVLNTVRLQANIFFDELSGKLEKSGVMRIYQKGFISDTISEPLSALVNELNNIYTASGDENEKIEILAVLNRCKGVLVSLEAVIMQTLEEHVYWAERDEKRLKISATPIKPAGLLKEIFDNMDTAVFTSATLAANGNFNYIKERLGLLDADALLLKSPFNYKEQSLLYIPSDLSAPGTKDFEEQLIAKIKEILEITKGRTLVLFTSYNTLEKAYAEINIEGLRILRQGETDSYRLIERFKQDNNSALFGTNTFWQGIDVPGDDLQCVIIAKLPFAVPDEPVTEARIEAIEKEGRQAFLEYQVPQAIILLKQGFGRLIRTKTDKGIVAILDSRLRTKGYGMQFLKSLPECRVTADLNQLRDFLAVNDIIGAGAT
- a CDS encoding deoxyguanosinetriphosphate triphosphohydrolase, producing the protein MTIREQTEAIEKQILHPKACLSSQSKGRQKPEKEGEIRTCFQRDRDRIIHSKAFRRLKHKTQVFLAPKGDHYRTRLTHTLEVSQIARTIAKALRLNEDLTEAIALGHDLGHTPFGHAGEEILREIYPGGFKHYEQSLRVVDILERKGQGLNLTHEVRNGILKHSKGKGEIFSAHGGSETLEGQIVRVSDVIAYVNHDLDDALRAGVLKKSDIPAEFFKIGSDQPKRIDTLVKDVIYTSIAAGIKEIKMSREIKTTAYALRDFLYENIYEGETTKGEFRKAKKILLDLYNYYLEHTDEVFNEIPKEVIGDKERIVCDFIAGMTDRFALMTYEKLFLPQPWMVL
- a CDS encoding Fic family protein; its protein translation is MKRENTGHYVTISTTGEPVKAYVPTPLPPEPSLHISAALRSELDSALLALGRLDSVSSYLPDANLLIYMYIRKEAVLSSQIEGTQSSLSDLLLFEMDAVPGVPIDDVKEVSNYVAALTYGLDQVRSGFPLSNRLIREMHEILLRGGRGGHKNPGEFRRSQNWIGGARPGNAVFVPPPPNEVQNCMGELELFLNNERGIVSALEKAALSHIQFETIHPFLDGNGRLGRLLITLILCVEKILTEPLLYLSLYFKSHRNKYYKLLQKVRIDGDWESWFEFFIKAVRRTAEQATDTARKLTSLADENRKLIQDMGRVAGSALMVHQSLMVRPLTDSARLCTAAGLAPNTVNKVLKALIKAGIVEEVTGKNRNRIYVYRKYLDVMNEGIEPL